The Heteronotia binoei isolate CCM8104 ecotype False Entrance Well chromosome 11, APGP_CSIRO_Hbin_v1, whole genome shotgun sequence genome includes the window AACACAGCTTTGCTTTGACACGTGAGTAAGTGTGACAGATTGGAGCAGTGCCACAGAAAGCGACAAGGGTGGAGAGGTATGGGTTTGGCATCTCCCACCCCAAACTGTAAGAGTTAACTACAGTCAAATCAGTAATACAGACCAAGGACAGTTGCTCTGTGCCTAAAGACACACATTTTGAACATGCATTTATGTAGATGTCCACCCTGCTTTACTCCCAAGTAGGGACCCCAGGAAGCTTATAGCattacaaagttagagtccagtggcacctttaagaccaagaaagttttattcaaggaagtGTGCCtgtacacgaaagctcataccttgagtacaactttgttggtcttacaggtaaCACTGGACTTAACTTTGTTCTCTGCTTCataccaatatggctgcccacctggatctatcagcaTAGAGTATTCCTTTCTCTGTATTTTCTCCACAGCAACACTGAGGTAGgctagacagagagagagagactggcccagggtcaccaagtgagcttccctggcagagtgaggattcaaacctggtgggtcttccagatcctactctgaGACCACTGCATTATGCTGGCTCTCATCCAGTAGAGACATTCTCTGTTGTCCACCAGATTTGTACAGTGGGGTGCCTGGGGAAAGGTGGGGAGCCACATACTTTGATTAATGGATCTTCCTCCAAGCAGAACATGCCTGGCTTGTCCTTGAGCAAACATCTAACTTTCTCCAGGCATGGAAATTGTTCATCAAACCCTCCAGTTAATTAAAATCTGTGCACGAATTGGCATGGATGTACCCGTGTGTGCGCTCTGCGAACCGAGCCCTGCCAGGCAGGCTCCTTAACAAGCCTCTCCTAGCCACAACCTTGAGATGAAGCACCTCCCTGGAGCTGACCCTGAACTTGTGCTGCTGAACTTCAAGTACCAAGAGTTGGAGGTGAGAACAAACAGTGGGATGGAGGCTTGGAATCCCATGCTGCTCTCCTGCTGTAGTCTGGAACATGCCAGATGGGGCTTTTTAGCTTAAAGGATGGTTGATGGAAGGCAAGATTGACGTTTAAAAAACAAAGACTAATAGTAAATGGTGGTGGGGAGTTTACTACATTTGTCTTGCGCTGGTTGCAAATTTCAGGTCCTTTCCAGTAttccagtttctttctttctttctttctttctggttcTAAGTTGCAAATGTGTGGTGCAAGTGCCAGGGACCCTTACTAAAACCATAGGGCTTGTCACTTATTTTAAAGATTTATGTATTGcttttcagattttaaaaattgctttgacTTGAAGCCATCAGTTACCtgttcaagccccccccccctttgattagGCAGAAGGctagtaaaaaaaaccccacacccaGAACTATGGAAATGAGAGAAATTCTAAATTTGTTCATTGCTGAGATGGGGGTAGTCTCCCTCACTGGGTAACAGATAGGGGTGGGGAGGTGGCATTTTATAAGCTGAAGTGCTGTGCAGACCATCAGAAGGCAGATCCAGTCATACCATGGGCCTGTGGAAGGTTCAGAGAGAACTCTGATCTGGGTTTATTTTGTAGAGAATTCCATTGAGCGACATGACCCGGGAAGAGATCAACCGGCTTGTGCAGAACTTGGGGTTCTACCGGAAGGAGTCTCCCGACTCACCAGTACCGGGGGAGTTCCAGCTGGCCCCTGCCCGGCCCCTGCCCACTTCAGAAGAGGCTAAGAAGGACCCTCTGACAAAGAGCAAGGGTGGTGCAGAAGACCTCTAGACCTGCTGTTTATGACAACCTCAGGGGTGGATGTCAGCATTTGGAAGAATGCCAGCATTCCAGATGTGTAGATGAACCAGTGTGCACAGACCAGGAAGCTGTTGTGGTACATACAGTGCAGTTTTATCTGCTGACTCTATGGGAGAAGATCCAAAGCCAGTGAGAACGGCTGTAGGATTCAAGCATCTTGCCCTTTTTGGTTACAAAGTCACTTCTGGCTGAACTCTCCAAAGCTTCCTCAATGACTTTCCTAACATTTAGAGCATGGGCATTAGCGCTTGGCTCTTTCCTGCAAGCAGTAAGAATGGCAGATGGTTGTGTGCAAAATGAGTATGTGCACACTTGCATAATTCATACCGGTCATGCAATCTGCCTCTTCATTGTTACAGACTGTGGCTCTTCGGTGTGTGGGCGCAGAGTACACACAGCCCTGGCTTCCTGCCTGTTGTCTAGTCTAGGGAAGGTGCAATGGAGCTGTCTGGAAAAGCAGTGCCTCTGTTCTAGCGTGGGGGTAAGTCATCTCGCTGTGTCCCTGGAGGCAAGCCAGACCTCTGCAAGCAAAGTTGCAGCAACCACATTTCTTTTCTTGCAAACGATGCTGAACCTGGCAATTAACAACTTTTGCGAGACAACAGTTCTGTCACTCTGGCTTCCGTCTGTTGTAATTGCAATGTGTGGACCACCTTTCCTTcctggggctgagaaagctgctGCATTTTTTGGTGTGTACGTGTGTTTTTAATTTCCTGCGGCAATGCCCCAGCTGTATGGGACAGGATGAAGCCCTCTGCTGAAAGTTCTTGGTGCTGAGGGTGGATAGCAGTGTCCCATCAGCCTCTGGAGCACGGCATGCGGGGAAACATGCAGCACAACCCTCAAAAAATCTCATCAGGTGTGCCTAAAACAGTAAAGCCTCCTACATCCTCTGCACTGGTGTGTGGGCATGATTTGGTGCTATTCCTTTGTCAGTCATCTGCTAATTATGAATATATGGTGGGCACAGGGGAGCCATCATACTCACAGTTGGAGATTTGCAGCAACTTCCTGTTCCTTCTAGGCCACCTATTCATGAAGTGCCAGCAGCAAGGGAGGCAGTTTCCCTCCCCTGCAGACTCACCAAGAGTCTGAGCCTGGCATCTTTTGGATGCACCCTGACACCTACTCCTTTTAACCACCCTTTGGGGCTCAGGGCTATATCAGGAAAGGACTGGGAAACGAATCAAATACAATTCTATTCTGTTGCTTTTTTGGTGTTTATTCCACCAAAGCATTTGGAATAGGGGACAGGTATGAATCTGAATAAATATTGCCACATTCCAacaactccccacccccccagccagaTTCTGGCTACAGAATTGCAGCTGTGTCCAGGTGAATGTCACCTGGAGAGGAAGAGTCTTTAAAGCTGTCAAGTGACAGCTTGCATGGACCAAGGAATCAAAAGTGTCTTGCTGGCAACCAAAAGTTGTGGCTTTCAAATCTCACACTGACCTTGACTTCACTGGGCCTCCCCTCTAGTGTTTGGGAAATTTTGCCATGAAGGATTTAACCCCCTCTCCTCTTCCCCAAGAAGAGCAAGAGGAGAGTTTTAAAAGGCCCTTTTTGTATTCTGGAAGTGCTAGAGGAGAGATGTGCAACGAAGGGCAATTTATAGACTTAATGGAATCAGCAGATAAAGCTTTCCCTAAAAAACCCCACTTTGAAACTATTGTGGAAGGCAGGAAAAGCTGCACATTTGAATCCTCCCTACGCATGCACAGAGCAAACTGCTAGCCAGAGGAAGAGTTCAGAGTCTAACCTTCCTACAAccttcttgtcttattcctgcaGGGCTCACTTTCATTGGGAGAGCACCCAAGTAGGACCTTTGGCCTGATGCAAGGTATTCCAGTAAACACACACagcctctctctcactcacagccTTAGAAAGGAAAAGACCAGCAGCTTGGAAACCGTCTATCCAAACTTTTATTGTTCCACTGGTGCTGAAACAGACATTCTCGTGCTGGTGGTGTAAAGGTGGTTACAATCCGGCGTGTGGCTGAGTAGTGCAGCTGAGGGCTGGCTGGCAGAGGTGCTGGAGGGGGAGCCCAGCCTGTTGTTTTGTGATCCTGGTAGCTCAACCATTTCCAACCATCCGTCCCGAAGGACCAGccccttggggaggggaagggagcttGGTTGAGGGGTCAAAGAGCATCTGGTTGGGGGCTGCGAGAGTTGGAGCATCGAGAGGAAGACAAAAGTGCTCAAGGGGCGTGCAGGCAAGGCAGGTTTTCCTTCCCAGTGACACAACAGGCAACACAAAGCTCATGTCAAGAGCATGCCTGGCGCAGAGACTGCAAAGCTCAGCATGTGTACATCCCTGTCAGCAATAATtaagggagtgtgtgtgtggggggggagtgagatTTAGGGAGGGAAGAGTTATGGTGGATATCattcttgacctggatagcccaggctagctgggtcttgtcagatctcagaagttaaacaggatcagccctggttagtacttggatgggagaccaccaaggatgtcgaGGGTTGCTGCataaaggcaggcaatggtaaactgcctcagaaggtctcttgccttgaaaaccctacaggaacATCATGAGATGGCTGTGACTGAAGATAGGTAAGCAGGGCTCAGAGGCAGAATGACTGCACCCAGCACTTCTAGAGAAGGGCTGTTGCCTGTGGACCCTGCCTGTGGGCTTCCTGGGGCACTGGGCCAGTGGCTGTTggaaatgggatgctggactatagatggaccaatggcctgatccaaccgagCTACAGAAGGAGAACAGGTGACAGCAGCTGGTTTGGAGCAGTTGGCAGGGAAAGTCTCCTCAGATTGTGTTTAGAGGCTGCCCtttctttgagggttttaaaaaatttagctgaaTATCCATCTGGCcaaggtgcttttccatttttcattgcattaattgctgcttcaatttctatttttttcaattggatcattcaaaactttgcatattttctgctaagggtgctatttttatcttttgtaagtactcatccatcttttctttccttattttaacacctttaaataacttggcataatacttaaataattctctttttattccttgatctaccacctctcttccatccaccacaattttattaataatttttctttctctctttttcttcagttgccaggccaaatattttccgggtttgtttgctccctcgaaagatttctgctgcaatcttttcagattccattccagttctttatttaacaaatgtctcatttgcgtttgtaatattgtaatctcccttataattttctttttccctggtctttttctcagttccttcttttttctttatttcattttgaatgtccaacatctgtttttctttttgccctcttttttcttttgccctcttttgccctgtttttcttttgccctcttatctttattattcaatgtaatcaatattcctctcattcctttataagcatcccagaccgtctgaaattctatatcctctttatcgtttatttggaagaaagctttagtttcttctagagatgtcactatttctttattctgtagtagatcttcattcaatctccatcttctcaacttcttagacaattttgtaatccacttccagggttggaaaatgccaagctgaattgcttctcagaagaggAGCAGTCTGGGGCTTCAgttcagggtagtggagggcaatttaatgcctactgcctacttttctcagtcagagatcagtccaagatatgcacaggaacctctgaggagatttaccttggctaaaagggagtccaagggagggatctccggagatgagttgcatattcatcatttgcagaagtttccagagtcatttatttgacataagcttgacaggatcctaaccttctttgagactgctaaacatctaaagctatacaagactggtgttggatatggataactgcagaaaaaggtactgatgactatcttcattccgggactatttaaagttaaacaaaataaaatcagaaggtgggaaatagagattcagaaagcttgggagaaggggcgaaattttgtaaatttaaagggcagtgctaaaaagtggaaaggaatttattgttttgtctacttgtggttttggtgaaaaaaagccccattgtcacagatttgcagctttcacagtcaacacaggaaataggTCAAACATGccaagatctttttaccagtgaaaacgggatttggtagcaagaaaagcaggaagtgtcggatggaaaaaggaaatcattgaagcagctaccctactctaggactataatatcatagaaaaacatcggcggccattgctaggaggtcaaaatttaaacaaagtttttaaagtgtttgggacattaaaaatagaTGAAGCTGACAGTAGTGACAATTATaaagtaaatactattggacattatcgctgataattatttta containing:
- the SELENOM gene encoding selenoprotein M, with product MGRLRLWLLSPPLLLFLLWGPVRSVEINRSRLQGLARGKVESCGGURLNRLKEVKAFIMEDLPLYHNLEMKHLPGADPELVLLNFKYQELERIPLSDMTREEINRLVQNLGFYRKESPDSPVPGEFQLAPARPLPTSEEAKKDPLTKSKGGAEDL